A part of Silvimonas soli genomic DNA contains:
- a CDS encoding cation diffusion facilitator family transporter, whose protein sequence is MQRSDHPLESPGLTSELRQAVASRTSWVSAWVNLVLGAGQIVVGVFAHSQGLIADGLHSLSDLVADFVVLFANKHSHKAADDDHQYGHARFENAASLALGVILLVVAAGMLWGAVGKIQNHELIPKVHAIALWIAVIAIVTKESLFRYMLREAKRVNSSMLVANAWHARSDAASSVVVLVGVAGNLAGYPVLDPLAAVIVAVVVGRMGWSFSWDALNDLMDRALPLDDVHKIRQALETTPGVLDVHDLRTRKMGDQALVDAHLEVAPRISVSEGHHIAVLARQAVLAHFPVLDVQIHIDPREQTESIDPRLPAREQVLGVLASALTQLSPCDWDITLHYVDGRLSVALQLAAEGATVDEIALRTYLNTTLGVPVDLTVWRREPVTHPVQ, encoded by the coding sequence ATGCAAAGATCGGACCACCCGCTTGAGAGTCCCGGCCTGACCAGTGAGTTGCGCCAGGCCGTGGCATCGCGTACATCCTGGGTTAGCGCCTGGGTGAATCTGGTGTTAGGCGCCGGGCAGATCGTGGTCGGCGTGTTCGCCCACTCGCAAGGTTTGATTGCGGATGGTTTGCATTCGCTGTCCGATCTGGTGGCCGATTTTGTGGTGCTGTTCGCCAACAAACACAGCCACAAAGCCGCCGATGACGATCATCAGTACGGCCACGCACGCTTCGAGAATGCCGCTTCGCTGGCGCTGGGTGTGATCTTGCTGGTGGTCGCAGCAGGCATGCTGTGGGGTGCCGTTGGCAAAATCCAGAATCATGAACTGATCCCCAAGGTGCATGCCATTGCGCTGTGGATCGCCGTGATCGCCATCGTCACCAAAGAGTCGTTGTTTCGCTACATGCTGCGCGAAGCCAAGCGAGTGAATTCGTCCATGCTGGTCGCCAATGCCTGGCATGCGCGCTCCGATGCGGCTTCTTCCGTAGTGGTGCTGGTGGGCGTGGCGGGCAATCTAGCCGGTTATCCGGTGCTGGACCCGTTGGCCGCGGTGATTGTGGCGGTGGTAGTGGGGCGCATGGGCTGGTCGTTCAGCTGGGATGCGCTCAATGACCTGATGGACCGCGCTTTGCCGCTGGATGACGTACACAAGATTCGCCAGGCGCTGGAAACCACGCCCGGCGTGCTGGATGTACATGATCTGCGAACCCGAAAAATGGGCGATCAGGCGCTGGTGGATGCCCATCTGGAAGTCGCCCCGCGCATCAGCGTGAGCGAAGGCCACCACATTGCGGTGCTGGCGCGGCAAGCCGTATTGGCGCATTTTCCGGTGCTGGATGTGCAGATTCATATCGATCCGCGTGAACAGACCGAATCCATCGACCCCAGACTACCTGCCCGTGAACAAGTGTTGGGCGTGCTGGCCAGCGCACTGACGCAATTGTCGCCCTGCGATTGGGATATCACCCTGCATTATGTGGACGGGCGCTTGAGCGTGGCGTTGCAGTTGGCAGCAGAGGGGGCAACAGTGGATGAAATTGCCCTTCGTACTTATCTGAACACAACTTTGGGCGTGCCGGTTGATCTGACCGTCTGGCGCCGCGAGCCTGTAACTCACCCGGTGCAATAG
- a CDS encoding nitrate/sulfonate/bicarbonate ABC transporter ATP-binding protein, whose protein sequence is MANALIELKGVGKSFRSADGSQRAVLEDVDFVLQEGEIVALLGQSGSGKSTLLRLMAGLISADKGDVQYRGQPLYGPTRGVSMVFQSFALFPWLTVQQNVELGLEARGVQQEEREKRAEDAIELIGLSGFNGALPRELSGGMRQRVGIARALVVEPDILLMDEAFSALDVLTGEQLRDDMLELWESKQTPMKGILVVSHNIEEAVLMADRVLIFASDPGRVRAELRISLPRPRNPESVEVRSLIDEVYALMTARARAGRTTEGTHELPLAYRLPEADVSRMESLLELLSEPPFNGRADLPALGEETELTDDELLPLAEALQLLGLAQVAHGDIAITPLGHRYVQAENTMRQEIFGQQLLTHVPLAAHIRHSLEQTESGELPEQAFLKLLRESLDQEEAERVLQVAIEWGRYGEVYEYGFHTGLIALPEQDEEETNTADS, encoded by the coding sequence ATGGCGAATGCATTGATTGAACTGAAAGGTGTCGGCAAGTCGTTTCGTTCTGCCGACGGCTCGCAACGCGCGGTGCTGGAAGACGTGGATTTTGTCCTGCAAGAGGGCGAGATCGTGGCGTTGCTGGGCCAGTCCGGCTCGGGTAAGTCGACCCTGCTGCGCTTGATGGCCGGATTGATTTCTGCCGACAAAGGCGATGTGCAATATCGCGGCCAGCCGTTGTATGGCCCAACCCGTGGCGTCTCGATGGTGTTTCAGTCGTTTGCCTTGTTCCCCTGGTTAACCGTGCAGCAAAACGTCGAATTGGGTCTGGAAGCACGCGGCGTGCAGCAGGAAGAACGCGAAAAACGTGCTGAAGATGCGATCGAGCTGATTGGCTTGTCCGGCTTTAACGGCGCCTTGCCGCGCGAATTGTCGGGTGGCATGCGTCAGCGTGTGGGCATTGCGCGGGCGCTGGTGGTTGAACCCGATATCCTGCTGATGGACGAAGCCTTCTCCGCACTGGACGTGCTGACCGGCGAGCAACTGCGCGACGATATGCTGGAGCTGTGGGAAAGCAAACAGACGCCCATGAAGGGCATTCTGGTGGTGTCGCACAATATCGAAGAGGCCGTACTGATGGCCGACCGCGTACTGATTTTCGCCAGCGATCCGGGCCGGGTGCGCGCCGAGTTGCGCATCTCACTACCGCGTCCGCGTAATCCGGAAAGCGTCGAAGTGCGCAGCCTCATCGATGAGGTCTACGCCTTGATGACCGCTCGCGCGCGCGCTGGTCGCACCACCGAGGGCACGCACGAATTGCCGTTGGCCTACCGCTTGCCGGAAGCCGACGTCAGTCGCATGGAGAGCTTGCTGGAGCTGTTGTCCGAGCCGCCATTCAATGGCCGTGCCGACTTGCCAGCGCTGGGTGAAGAAACCGAGCTGACCGATGATGAGTTGCTGCCCCTGGCCGAAGCCCTGCAATTGCTGGGGCTGGCGCAAGTGGCGCATGGCGATATCGCCATTACGCCGCTGGGCCATCGTTACGTGCAGGCCGAAAACACCATGCGCCAGGAGATTTTTGGTCAACAACTGCTGACGCATGTGCCGCTGGCCGCGCATATCCGCCACAGCCTGGAGCAAACCGAATCGGGCGAATTGCCAGAACAGGCTTTCCTCAAGCTGCTGCGCGAATCGCTGGATCAGGAGGAAGCCGAGCGCGTGCTGCAAGTGGCCATCGAGTGGGGCCGCTATGGCGAAGTCTACGAATACGGCTTCCATACCGGGCTGATCGCTTTGCCTGAGCAAGACGAAGAAGAAACCAACACTGCGGATTCCTGA
- a CDS encoding (2Fe-2S) ferredoxin domain-containing protein, with protein sequence MSFFKHHVFFCTNQRGPGESSCNDCGASQMQAYAKDRVKALKLNGPGKVRINKAGCLDRCDDGPVLVIYPEGTWYRYVDEEDIDEIVDSHLVKGQIVDRLKI encoded by the coding sequence ATGAGCTTTTTCAAACATCATGTGTTTTTCTGTACCAACCAGCGTGGTCCAGGTGAAAGCAGCTGCAATGATTGCGGTGCTTCGCAGATGCAGGCCTATGCCAAAGATCGCGTAAAAGCACTCAAGCTCAATGGTCCGGGCAAGGTGCGTATCAACAAGGCGGGCTGTCTGGATCGCTGTGATGACGGCCCGGTGTTGGTTATCTATCCGGAAGGCACCTGGTACCGTTATGTGGACGAAGAAGATATCGATGAGATCGTCGATTCCCATCTGGTCAAAGGCCAGATCGTGGATCGGCTCAAGATTTAA